From one Anopheles bellator chromosome 1, idAnoBellAS_SP24_06.2, whole genome shotgun sequence genomic stretch:
- the LOC131205306 gene encoding kinase D-interacting substrate of 220 kDa, whose product MFKSKHRSPGHEHHHQALNRCDSMGSLGHRTLLQYLETDDLAGMKTFLGTRQLQVDDRDENNTTVLMLACGRGASHFAKELLARGADVQAQDLDNWSALHFAAKAGHVDIVELLLENGAELEQRDMGGWTALMWSSYKGHTSVVALLLQRGADVQAHGNYHLNPLLWASGRGHTEIVRLLVNTGGAKVNVGDKYGTTPLVWACRKGKAEIVDILLKAGANVDTAGMYSWTPLLVSVSGGFQECVTLLLERKPNANALDKDGMTALSIACREGQTEIASALIGAGAYLNVQDRAGDTPLINAVKGGHRSVVEILMKRHVDVEIQGKDKKTALYTAVEKGHTAIVKLILQSNPDLELSTKDGDTPLLRAVRNRNLEIVQMLLERKAKVGATDKRGDTCLHVAMRARSKAIVEALLSNPKYGQLLYRSNKEGETPYAIDATHQKTILGQVFGNRRLNANEDSEGMLGYGLYSSALADVLSEPTLTTPITVGLYAKWGSGKSFLLAKLREEMKTFAHSWSEPPINASWLFFLICLHLAIVIGTVVGLATWSYIWGLSTAVTLLLLIYFLDILFKFLDRRYDLEWLYAVNHGMSRKLGRLRLILQVAFCHPPGPQNDQQPMPVRFHFAEASGAAPNGDAAMALMLASLFDAIEAHYGSLATGLYRAFRPRPLKANGGWKWRKMCCMPVVIMFELGILGILATASLSIIYSEHELEGREEIAVTIYVLLGFLLAGAIANLHAWSKLIGALFMSQGKHLKRAFSSNEAAPLTALGAEVSLMADMVRCLDAFTSQQSRLVGVVDALDSCDTERTLTILNAIQTLLSGPQRPFVLLLAVDPHVIAKAAEANSRRLFTEGGIGGHDFLRNLVHLPVYLQNSGLRKVQRAQNTALNAYRRAMPDMGREDDQPTGSHLGHSASARRLSNASEIMSSQEKLRAMPSSSRGGSKKLRVSDSIASSIGSNLHKLGQNPPMDLSKIILTDDYFSDVNPRSMRRLMNVIYITVRLLKAFQIEFSWYRLSSWINLTEQWPLRASMIVLEHDQAGDSIDDTVSLQTVYDKVRPKLTCLREAVALLDLDRDERKLDAFLQLHKSDLLVSDLRIFLPFTINLDPYLRKVLKEDQQAMEDEGIIIPMKSVSGSLLNETLPGRLIVERNEHDQHSMASAGVPGAPGKAKGGSLHQKSLNSMTPPPIDIDLSNVQLSSLTVEQLIDLLGQVSDLKPAMERTGPILRENSISGRVLMYCNLDELKSVLQLSFGHWEMFKLLITALRESNKTSQPPPPRKLSKTTSFAKGTGDSLELQDPHTQPTTPFGSASSSFQPIRQKSQNLLEKQQPAKVHDYEYLQVTLEEQMICGALQTLNEDAFEDVVSSERPSPTGEMFSQFNLAPIRESSEIGSPPRFTYNLTNPNLAALATSNGTLNGDDDAAAGYGNEGDCELRFPLPRSVGHSRSHSLHDGDGGGLTSVVIIPPPSILAQSSPTVTTGTATTGSINDTKL is encoded by the exons GCACTGAACCGGTGTGATTCGATGGGATCCTTAGGACACCGTACGCTCCTACAGTACCTGGAAACAGATGATCTGGCTGGAATGAAAACATTCCTAGGGACCCGCCAACTGCAGGTCGACGATCGAGATGAG AACAACACgacggtgctgatgctggcgTGCGGACGTGGTGCCTCCCACTTCGCAAAGGAACTGCTAGCCCGCGGCGCGGATGTACAGGCGCAGGATCTGGACAACTGGTCCGCCCTACACTTTGCGGCGAAGGCCGGTCATGTCGATATtgtggagctgctgctggagaatgGGGCAGAACTGGAGCAGCGTGATATGGGCGGCTGGACCGCTCTGATGTGGAGCTCGTACAAGGGCCATACCAGCGTGGTGGCACTTTTGCTGCAGCGCGGAGCCGATGTGCAGGCACACGGCAACTACCACCTGAACCCCCTGCTCTGGGCATCCGGTCGCGGTCACACCGAGATCGTGCGGCTGCTCGTGAACACCGGCGGAGCTAAGGTGAACGTAGGTGACAAG TATGGAACAACGCCCTTGGTGTGGGCCTGCCGGAAGGGTAAGGCGGAGATCGTGGACATACTACTGAAGGCGGGCGCCAACGTCGACACGGCGGGAATGTACTCCTGGACACCGCTGCTAGTCTCGGTCAGTGGAGGTTTTCAGGAGTGTGTCACCCTTCTGCTGGAACGCAAACCGAACGCGAACGCCCTGGATAAGGACGGTATGACTGCGCTATCGATCGCGTGTCGCGAAGGACAGACCGAGATAGCGTCGGCACTGATCGGTGCCGGAGCGTACCTGAACGTGCAGGATCGGGCAGGTGACACACCGCTGATCAACGCCGTcaagggtggccaccggagcgtgGTGGAGATACTGATGAAGCGTCACGTGGACGTGGAAATACAGGGAAAAGACAAAAAGACTGCACTGTACACGGCCGTCGAGAAGGGCCACACGGCGATCGTGAAGCTTATACTCCAGTCGAACCCGGACCTGGAGCTTTCTACCAAAGATGGCGATACGCCGCTCCTACGAGCGGTTCGCAACCGTAACCTCGAGATCGTGCAGATGCTGCTGGAGCGGAAGGCGAAAGTAGGGGCGACCGACAAGCGAGGCGATACCTGCCTACACGTGGCGATGCGCGCCCGTTCGAAGGCGATCGTCGAGGCGCTGCTCAGCAACCCGAAGTACGGTCAGCTGCTGTATCGGTCGAACAAGGAGGGCGAAACGCCGTACGCGATCGATGCAACACACCAGAAGACCATCCTTGGGCAGGTGTTTGGCAATCGGCGCCTTAACGCCAACGAGGACTCCGAGGGGATGCTCGGGTACGGGTTGTACTCGTCGGCGCTGGCCGATGTGCTGAGCGAACCGACGCTAACCACCCCGATCACGGTCGGGCTGTACGCGAAGTGGGGCAGCGGGAAAAGCTTTCTGCTGGCGAAGCTGCGCGAGGAGATGAAAACGTTCGCCCACTCGTGGTCCGAGCCGCCGATCAACGCGTCCTGGCTGTTTTTTCTCATCTGCCTACATCTGGCCATTGTGATTGGGACCGTGGTGGGGCTCGCTACGTGGAGCTACATTTGGGGTTTGTCGACGGCCgtcacactgctgctgctcatctACTTCCTCGACATTCTGTTTAAGTTCCTCGATCGCCGCTACGATCTTGAGTGGCTGTACGCGGTGAACCACGGCATGTCGCGGAAGCTGGGCCGATTGCGGTTGATTCTGCAGGTGGCGTTCTGCCATCCGCCTGGCCCTCAGAACGATCAGCAACCGATGCCGGTGCGGTTTCATTTTGCCGAAGCGAGTGGTGCGGCCCCCAACGGCGACGCCGCCATGGCCTTGATGTTGGCGTCCTTGTTCGATGCTATCGAAGCCCACTATGGCTCGCTGGCTACAGGGTTATATCGTGCCTTTCGACCGCGTCCTT TGAAAGCAAACGGTGGCTGGAAGTGGCGTAAGATGTGCTGCATGCCCGTGGTGATCATGTTCGAGCTTGGCATACTGGGTATCCTGGCAACGGCATCGCTCTCCATCATCTACTCCGAACACGAACTCGAGGGCCGTGAGGAGATAGCGGTAACAATCTACGTGTTACTCGGTTTTCTTTTGGCTGGAGCCATCGCCAATTTGCACGCCTGGTCGAAGCTGATCGGTGCTCTCTTTATGTCGCAAGGAAAACACCTGAAACGGGCGTTCTCGAGCAACGAGGCTGCTCCCCTGACGGCCCTCGGGGCGGAAGTGAGCCTGATGGCCGACATGGTACGGTGCCTCGACGCGTTTACCAGCCAGCAGAGCCGTCTGGTCGGGGTAGTCGATGCGTTGGATTCGTGCGACACCGAGCGCACCCTCACGATCCTGAATGCCATTCAAACGCTACTGTCTGGACCGCAACGTCCCTTCgttttgctgctggcggttgATCCGCACGTCATCGCGAAGGCGGCCGAAGCGAACAGTAGACGCCTGTTCACCGAAGGTGGTATCGGTGGTCATGATTTTCTGCGTAATCTCGTCCATCTCCCGGTTTACCTGCAAAACTCGGGCCTGCGCAAAGTTCAGCGGGCACAGAATACGGCTCTAAACGCGTACCGTAGGGCAATGCCGGACATGGGCCGGGAAGACGATCAGCCCACCGGCAGCCATTTGGGCCACTCGGCTTCAGCACGCCGACTGTCGAACGCGTCGGAGATTATGTCTTCGCAGGAAAAACTACGCGCCATGCCAAGCTCTTCACGGGGTGGCAGCAAAAAGCTACGCGTTTCGGATTCGATCGCCagttcgatcggttcgaatCTGCACAAGCTCGGCCAAAACCCACCGATGGACCTGTCGAAGATCATTCTGACCGACGATTACTTCAGCGACGTGAACCCGCGCAGCATGCGAAGGCTAATGAATGTGATCTACATCACGG TCCGCTTGTTGAAAGCCTTTCAGATTGAATTTAGCTGGTATCGATTAAGTTCGTGGATCAACCTTACGGAACAGTGGCCACTGCGTGCCAGTATGATCGTTCTCGAGCATGATCAAGCTGGCGACAGCATCGATGACACAGTTTCACTTCAAACAGTGTACGATAA AGTCCGTCCGAAGCTGACGTGCCTGCGAGAAGCCGTGGCATTGCTAGATCTTGATCGAGACGAGCGCAAGTTGGACGCCTTTTTGCAGCTACACAAATCGGATTTGCTGGTATCGGATCTGCGCATATTCTTGCCCTTCACGATTAACCTCGATCCCTACCTACGCAAGGTCCTCAAAGAGGATCAACAAGCGATGGAAGACGAGGGAATCATCATACCGATGAAAAGTGT TTCCGGGTCACTGCTGAACGAAACACTGCCGGGTAGACTCATCGTGGAGCGCAACGAGCATGATCAGCATTCCATGGCCAGCGCAGGGGTTCCCGGTGCGCCTGGGAAAGCGAAGGGAGGCTCGCTACATCAGAAGTCATTGAATTCGATGactccgccaccgatcgacatCGACCTGTCGAACGTGCAGCTTTCCAGTCTGACGGTTGAACAACTGATCGACCTGCTAGGGCAAGTGAGCGATCTCAAGCCCGCAATGGAGCGTACCGGTCCTATTTTACGCGAAAACTCCATCTCCGGCCGTGTGCTGATGTACTGCAATCTGGATGAGCTTAAATCGGTCCTTCAGCTAAGCTTCGGGCACTGGGAAATGTTTAAGCTGCTCATAACGGCACTGCGGGAATCGAACAAAACTagccaaccgccgccgccacggaaGCTTTCAAAGACCACCAGCTTCGCCAAGGGTACGGGCGACTCGCTGGAGCTACAGGATCCGCATACCCAACCGACCACACCGTTCGGTTCCGCCTCGAGCAGCTTCCAGCCGATTCGACAAAAGTCGCAGAATCTGCTGGAGAAACAG CAGCCGGCAAAAGTGCATGATTACGAATATCTTCAG GTGACGCTCGAGGAGCAGATGATCTGCGGTGCGCTGCAGACGCTGAACGAGGACGCCTTTGAGGACGTGGTTAGCAGCGAGCGGCCCAGCCCGACCGGTGAGATGTTTAGCCAGTTCAACCTGGCGCCAATACGCGAGAGCTCGGAAATCGGTTCACCGCCGCGTTTCACTTACAATCTTACTAACCCAAACCTCGCCGCCCTGGCCACCAGCAATGGTACGCTGaatggcgacgacgatgcggcGGCAGGCTACGGTAATGAGGGAGACTGTGAGCTCCGCTTTCCGCTGCCTCGGTCCGTCGGCCACAGCCGCTCGCACAGCCTgcacgatggcgatggtggtgggttgACCAGCGTCGTGATCATTCCACCACCATCCATTCTTGCCCAATCGTCACCCACTGTTACCACAGGCACTGctaccaccggcagcatcaaCGACACTAAGCTCTAA
- the LOC131216276 gene encoding U4/U6 small nuclear ribonucleoprotein Prp31, which produces MSLADELLADLEDDNDDVEELDEAKEETKSAAPADNGERDSDGEEEAMIFDVKDEPMEINVSVASIREICKLRDSDRLGKVLSQIEMYAKNPRTTKEMIGNVESDPEYQLIVEANNIAVDIDNEISTIHRFVKDKYQKRFPELDSLIMVEMDYIRSVRELGNDLDQAKNNERLQEIITQATIMIVSVTASTTQGTKLEKHELDQIFEACDMAVELNDFKSKIFEYVESRMTFIAPNMSMIVGASTAAKLVGLAGGLTKLSKMPACNVQVLGAQKKTLSGFSKVAMLPHTGYVYYCDIVQDTAPDLRRKAARLVAAKCTLAARVDASHESHLGEIGQRFREDIEKKLDKLQEPPPVKFIKPLPKPIEGGKKKRGGKRVRKMKERYAITEFRKQANRMNFGDIDEDAYQEDLGYTRGTIGKTGTGRIRLPQIDEKTKVRISKTLQKNLQKQQQVWGGSTTVKKHISGTASSVAFTPLQGLEIVNPQAAEKPTGETGAKYFSNTSGFLSVGKKTT; this is translated from the exons ATGTCGCTCGCGGACGAATTGCTGGCCGATCTGGAGGATGACAACGACGACGTTGAAGAATTGGAcgaagcgaaggaagaaaCGAAATCTGCTGCTCCAGCCGATAATGGTGAGCGTGATTCGGACGGCGAAGAAGAGGCCATGATATTCGACGTGAAGGATGAACCGATGGAAATCAATGTCTCGGTGGCGTCGATACGAGAGATCTGCAAATTGCGCGACTCGGACCGACTGGGCAAGGTGCTGTCGCAGATCGAGATGTATGCAAAAAATCCGCGTACAACAAAAGAGATGATTGGTAACGTGGAATCGGACCCAGAGTATCAGCTGATAGTGGAAGCCAATAACATTGCGGTGGACATTGATAATGAGATCT CAACAATTCACAGGTTTGTCAAAGATAAGTATCAGAAACGATTCCCGGAGCTCGATTCCCTCATCATGGTAGAAATGGACTACATCAGAAGTGTCCGTGAGCTGGGTAATGATCTCGATCAGGCGAAGAATAACGAACGGTTGCAGGAAATCATAACGCAAGCTACGATTATGATCGTGTCCGTTACGGCATCAACAACGCAAGG GACCAAGTTGGAAAAACACGAACTGGATCAGATCTTTGAAGCTTGTGATATGGCGGTAGAGTTGAACGATTTCAAAAGCAAGATTTTCGAATACGTCGAAAGTCGGATGACTTTCATCGCTCCGAACATGTCGATGATAGTTGGCGCATCGACGGCCGCCAAACTGGTGGGCTTGGCCGGTGGACTAACAAAGCTTTCGAAAATGCCGGCCTGCAACGTACAGGTGTTGGGggcgcagaaaaaaacactctCCGG CTTCTCGAAAGTGGCCATGCTGCCGCACACCGGATATGTTTATTATTGTGACATTGTGCAAGACACCGCACCGGATCTGAGGCGCAAAGCTGCTCGTCTAGTGGCGGCCAAATGTACGCTGGCAGCACGTGTCGATGCTTCCCACGAAAGTCATCTGGGCGAGATAGGTCAGCGGTTCCGGGAGGACATAGAGAAGAAGTTGGACAAGCTGCAAGAACCGCCCCCGGTTAAGTTCATCAAGCCTCtgccgaaaccgatcgaaggTGGCAAGAAGAAACGAGGAGGAAAGCGCGTTCGAAAGATGAAGGAACGTTACGCCATAACCGAGTTCCGTAAGCAAGCGAACCGCATGAACTTTGGCGAT ATTGACGAAGATGCATACCAGGAGGATCTTGGTTATACACGAGGGACGATCGGAAAAACGGGCACCGGGAGAATCCGTTTGCCGCAGATCGACGAAAAGACTAAGGTGCGCATCAGCAAAACCTTGCAGAAGAACCTacaaaagcagcagcaagtcTGGGGGGGCAGCACGACGGTCAAGAAGCACATCTCCGGTACGGCTTCCAGTGTTGCCTTCACGCCACTACAGGGGTTGGAGATCGTCAATCCGCAGGCAGCGGAAAAACCGACGGGCGAAACGGGCGCAAAGTATTTCTCCAACACGTCCGGCTTTCTGTCGGTTGGCAAGAAAACTACGTAA
- the LOC131215780 gene encoding transcription termination factor 3, mitochondrial, whose product MRRIIAKAIEILPRANASSHARHCSKVAVPATQQSVKLRRYEDDLANEFNQLLREENRFVLEPVPDPLAVEAFPNTQPSFNFAAYVNKSNTLKQLVSLGVELHKLEKRKGIAQYVLRLDFDRDMREHIRFLSDAGVPSEMLGEFITKNPLIFKEELENLQTRINYLCSKCFVPEQITRIVTKNPFWLMFNTKRIDRRLGYFQKAFQLDGGEVRTLAAKQPRLITYNMEHVRKNTFSVQEEMGFEKDEVKRLLLDKPRIWMTNTEALQHRFDYIHRQMKLTHAEILQTPDLLVTRVFRIKQRHGFLKFLGKTQYNPRKELYIPLKTLVAGTDEEFVTEIAKSNMECYNLFLKTL is encoded by the exons ATGCGTCGAATAATAGCAAAAGCAATAGAAATACTACCTCGAGCAAACGCCAGTTCACACGCTCGTCACTGTTCAAAAGTCGCGGTTCCGGCAACGCAGCAAAGTGTTAAGCTCCGGCGTTACGAAGATGATTTGGCGAACGAATTCAATCAGTTACTCCGGGAGGAAAACCGATTCGTGCTTGAGCCTGTTCCGGATCCGTTGGCGGTCGAGGCATTTCCAAACACTCAGCCTTCTTTCAATTTTGCTGCGTACGTGAACAAATCGAACACACTGAAGCAGTTAGTTTCTCTCGGTGTTGAATTGCATAAACTAGAGAAGCGCAAAGGTATCGCCCAGTACGTGCTTCGATTGGATTTCGATCGTGACATGAGAGAGCATATCCGGTTTCTGTCCGACGCTGGTGTGCCCTCTGAGATGCTAGGAGAATTTATCACGAAAAACCCTCTCATATTCAAAGAGGAGCTAGAAAATTTGCAAACAAGGATCAACTACCTGTGTTCAAAGTGCTTCGTGCCCGAACAGATCACACGTATCGTCACGAAAAATCCGTTCTGGCTGATGTTCAACACAAAGCGCATAGATCGCCGCTTGGGATACTTTCAGAAAGCATTTCAGTTGGACGGTGGCGAGGTTCGAACCCTAGCGGCCAAGCAGCCGCGACTTATCACGTATAACATGGAACATGTCCGTAAGAACACCTTTAGCGTGCAGGAAGAGATGGGTTTCGAAAAGGACGAAGTAAAGCGGCTGTTGCTGGATAAACCTAGGATATGGATGACAA ACACGGAAGCGCTACAGCATCGCTTTGATTACATTCACCGCCAGATGAAATTGACGCACGCGGAAATACTGCAAACGCCCGACCTGCTGGTCACGCGTGTGTTTCGGATCAAACAAAGGCACGGGTTCCTCAAATTTCTTGGCAAAACGCAGTACAATCCCAGAAAGGAGCTTTATATTCCGCTAAAAACACTGGTCGCAGGGACGGACGAGGAGTTTGTGACAGAAATAGCCAAATCGAACATGGAATGTTACAATCTTTTCTTGAAAACACTTTAA